The Synechocystis sp. PCC 7509 genome includes a window with the following:
- a CDS encoding GspE/PulE family protein, which produces MQNSPTNNSAWQRLINQEINCAQALQILVDDQGTVNQALLDRDVSLRFLRHFPDRNSLPPAIPLLLWRGCYYLGSPVNLSPEIVANLGDRTYSQIKVIPISDKSYRAWFHTQNLNVNNLSSAQLINPLTGEYEQENISETTELYLSKAADQIGRIKTLISGALRNRASDIHLEPMTDGLRVRYRIDGVLRDITTLPAELSRRVIVALKVMSAIDISDSRRPQDGRIGEKYASSSETELGMDMRVSTLPCVNGEKAVIRLLPRNNPFSNINNLGFTQETLATYKTWLKQPQGMIILTGPTGSGKTSTLYTSLQTVANEHINVVTVEDPVEYLLPRITQTQVNEAAGMSFAAGLRSILRQDPDVIMVGEVRDAETAETAVRAALTGHLVLTTLHTNDAVGAIPRLKDIGPDPALLSDALLGIVAQRLVRRICPHCAAPYTPTPTDLKILGLQQRFGTWRKGMGCQFCFNSGYLGREVIVELLDIDETVQEIIYEGSITQLHQYLKKINFSSFRVAAIEKVTSGLTTVEEIVRVLPRSSLNRNTSSRDLQSRIESSVAVN; this is translated from the coding sequence ATGCAAAATTCACCCACAAACAATTCCGCTTGGCAAAGACTAATCAATCAAGAAATAAATTGCGCTCAAGCGTTGCAAATTCTAGTAGACGATCAAGGCACCGTTAATCAAGCGTTGCTCGATCGAGATGTTAGTTTAAGATTTTTGCGACATTTTCCCGATCGCAATTCTTTACCACCAGCCATTCCTTTATTGTTGTGGCGTGGGTGTTATTACTTAGGTAGTCCTGTCAATCTCAGTCCAGAAATAGTTGCCAATTTAGGCGATCGCACTTACAGCCAAATCAAAGTTATTCCTATTTCTGACAAAAGCTACCGTGCTTGGTTTCATACTCAAAATCTTAATGTCAATAACCTTAGCTCGGCTCAATTAATCAATCCCCTAACGGGGGAATACGAGCAAGAAAATATTAGCGAAACGACAGAACTATACCTTTCCAAAGCCGCCGATCAAATTGGGCGGATCAAAACGCTGATTTCTGGAGCTTTGCGTAACCGCGCCAGCGACATTCATTTAGAACCAATGACAGACGGCTTGAGAGTTCGTTATCGCATTGATGGCGTATTGCGAGACATTACAACCCTTCCCGCCGAACTCAGCCGCAGAGTAATTGTAGCGCTTAAGGTCATGTCGGCGATCGATATTTCCGATAGTCGCCGCCCGCAAGATGGACGGATTGGGGAAAAATACGCATCTTCTTCGGAAACCGAACTAGGAATGGATATGCGCGTTAGCACCCTTCCTTGTGTCAACGGTGAAAAAGCTGTAATTCGTTTGCTACCTAGAAATAATCCTTTTTCTAACATCAATAATTTAGGATTTACTCAAGAAACCTTAGCAACTTACAAAACTTGGTTAAAGCAACCCCAAGGGATGATTATTCTTACTGGCCCTACAGGTTCGGGAAAAACTAGCACTCTTTACACCAGTTTACAAACTGTTGCCAACGAGCATATTAATGTTGTCACCGTAGAAGACCCGGTAGAGTATTTGTTGCCCCGGATTACCCAAACTCAAGTTAATGAAGCGGCGGGAATGAGCTTTGCGGCGGGACTGCGCTCGATTTTGCGCCAAGATCCTGATGTAATCATGGTAGGAGAAGTCCGCGACGCGGAAACGGCAGAAACGGCGGTCAGAGCCGCGTTAACCGGACACTTAGTCCTAACTACCTTACACACCAACGATGCAGTAGGGGCAATTCCGCGCCTCAAAGACATTGGCCCTGACCCCGCCTTACTGAGCGACGCATTGCTAGGAATTGTCGCCCAGCGCCTTGTGCGTCGCATTTGTCCTCACTGTGCAGCACCTTATACACCAACTCCAACAGATTTAAAAATTTTGGGTTTGCAGCAAAGATTTGGCACATGGCGCAAAGGGATGGGTTGCCAATTTTGTTTTAATTCTGGCTACCTGGGACGAGAGGTAATTGTAGAGTTGTTAGATATTGATGAAACTGTCCAAGAAATTATTTATGAAGGTAGTATTACTCAATTGCATCAATACCTCAAAAAAATCAACTTTTCATCTTTTAGAGTAGCGGCTATTGAAAAAGTTACCAGTGGTTTGACTACTGTAGAGGAGATTGTGCGCGTATTACCTCGTAGTTCCCTCAATAGAAATACGTCTAGTCGTGACTTACAAAGCCGGATTGAGTCATCAGTAGCTGTCAACTAA
- a CDS encoding dihydrolipoamide acetyltransferase family protein, translating to MIHEVFMPALSSTMTEGKIVSWVKSPGDKVEKGETVVVVESDKADMDVETFYEGYIATILVDSGGTAPVGSAIALIAETEAEIAIAKQQATSAKTTTDATTSPGQVADVANTVIAATAPAQNGAKVEDGRIMVSPRARKLAKEMKVDLSSLSGSGPHGRIVAEDVETAAKGSKPPTTTPVTPPPAPSAPTPATPPVIAATPGQVVPMNTLQNAVVRNMMASLQVPTFHVGYTITTETLDILYKQVKSKGVTMTALLAKAVAITLQKHPLVNASYSEQKIVYHPNINIAVAVAMDDGGLITPVLQNADKVDIYSLSRNWKALVERARAKQLQPDEYNSGTFTLSNLGMFGVDRFDAILPPGQGSILAIGAARNQVVASNDGMLGVKSQMQVNITCDHRIIYGATAAAFLKDLAKLIETNAQSLTL from the coding sequence ATGATTCACGAAGTATTTATGCCTGCTCTTAGTTCCACCATGACTGAGGGCAAAATTGTCTCTTGGGTAAAGTCACCAGGAGACAAAGTAGAAAAAGGCGAAACAGTGGTAGTAGTGGAATCAGATAAAGCGGATATGGACGTAGAAACCTTCTATGAAGGTTATATAGCTACAATCTTAGTGGACTCTGGCGGTACAGCCCCCGTTGGTAGTGCGATCGCTCTTATTGCCGAAACTGAAGCAGAAATTGCGATCGCCAAACAACAAGCTACTTCTGCCAAAACTACCACTGACGCTACCACTTCTCCCGGACAAGTGGCAGATGTTGCCAACACTGTAATAGCCGCCACTGCTCCGGCGCAAAATGGCGCAAAAGTCGAAGATGGGCGAATTATGGTTTCTCCCCGCGCCCGTAAGTTAGCCAAAGAAATGAAAGTTGATTTAAGCAGCCTTTCTGGTAGCGGGCCTCACGGCCGCATTGTAGCGGAAGATGTGGAAACAGCAGCTAAGGGTAGCAAGCCCCCTACTACTACCCCTGTAACACCACCTCCCGCGCCTTCTGCGCCTACTCCTGCGACTCCCCCCGTGATTGCTGCAACCCCTGGTCAAGTAGTGCCAATGAACACGCTGCAAAACGCAGTAGTGCGAAATATGATGGCTTCCTTGCAAGTCCCAACTTTTCACGTTGGTTATACAATTACTACCGAAACGTTGGATATACTGTACAAGCAAGTTAAATCTAAAGGCGTGACAATGACGGCGTTACTTGCCAAAGCTGTAGCTATTACCTTACAAAAGCATCCTTTAGTTAATGCCAGCTACTCGGAACAAAAAATTGTTTATCATCCCAATATTAATATTGCTGTCGCTGTAGCGATGGATGATGGCGGACTAATTACGCCCGTGTTGCAAAATGCCGACAAAGTAGATATTTATTCTCTGTCGCGCAACTGGAAAGCTTTGGTAGAAAGAGCAAGAGCCAAACAATTGCAACCAGACGAATACAATAGTGGTACTTTTACTTTATCGAACTTGGGAATGTTTGGGGTAGATCGATTTGATGCGATTTTGCCTCCCGGACAAGGCTCGATTTTAGCCATTGGTGCAGCACGAAATCAAGTCGTTGCCAGCAATGATGGAATGCTAGGCGTAAAGTCGCAAATGCAGGTAAATATTACTTGCGATCACCGGATTATTTATGGGGCGACGGCGGCGGCATTTTTGAAGGATTTAGCAAAGTTAATTGAAACCAATGCTCAGTCTTTAACTCTTTAG
- a CDS encoding YlqD family protein has protein sequence MDISPTQLTLKRPINVKAVVTPRWKDEIQQQLQGQINQVDGQLQQLEMQGQRAISEIQKQSLQPPGPQTMQQIESIQIQVNEKKSELLEQKNQSLQNLQQVQLLEMDQEVNQFQLEGLFSVQPGDNLIGKMQVEILLRDGIVEEIRGDI, from the coding sequence ATGGATATTTCCCCCACTCAACTCACCCTAAAACGCCCAATTAACGTCAAAGCTGTAGTAACTCCGCGTTGGAAAGACGAAATTCAGCAGCAATTGCAAGGTCAAATTAACCAAGTTGACGGTCAATTGCAACAATTAGAAATGCAAGGACAAAGAGCAATTTCAGAAATTCAAAAGCAAAGCTTGCAACCCCCCGGCCCGCAGACAATGCAGCAAATTGAAAGTATCCAAATTCAAGTTAACGAGAAAAAAAGCGAACTATTAGAGCAAAAAAACCAAAGCTTGCAAAATCTCCAGCAAGTGCAGCTATTGGAAATGGATCAAGAAGTCAACCAATTTCAACTTGAAGGGTTGTTTAGCGTTCAACCAGGGGACAACCTGATTGGCAAAATGCAAGTAGAAATTCTTTTGCGTGATGGCATAGTCGAAGAAATCCGAGGAGATATTTAA